The following proteins are co-located in the Oceanimonas sp. GK1 genome:
- the fadR gene encoding fatty acid metabolism transcriptional regulator FadR codes for MVIKAQSPAGFAEEYIIESIWNSRFPPGSILPAERELSELIGVTRTTLREVLHRLARDGWLTIKHGKPTRVNNFWETSGLNILETLARLDAEKSPELIEHLLSARTHISSIFIRGAIRHDPDAVQELVAGLERLPDDAEAYSTFDYELHRRLAFASGNPIYGLILNGFKGLYCRVGRYYFSRAGARTLAADYYRNLAAHARSGQADAVVELVREYGKASGRLWQEMRDQWPDPWVQSS; via the coding sequence ATGGTCATCAAGGCACAAAGCCCCGCCGGTTTTGCGGAAGAATATATCATCGAGTCCATCTGGAACAGCCGCTTTCCTCCCGGCTCCATTTTACCCGCCGAGCGGGAGTTGTCGGAGCTGATTGGTGTGACCCGCACCACCTTGCGGGAGGTGCTGCACCGGCTGGCCCGGGACGGTTGGCTGACCATCAAGCACGGCAAGCCTACCCGGGTGAATAATTTCTGGGAAACCTCCGGCCTCAATATACTGGAAACCCTGGCGCGGCTCGACGCCGAGAAAAGCCCCGAACTTATCGAACATCTGTTATCGGCCCGTACCCATATCAGCAGTATTTTTATTCGCGGGGCCATCCGCCATGATCCCGATGCCGTGCAGGAGCTGGTGGCGGGGCTGGAGCGGCTGCCCGACGATGCCGAGGCCTATTCCACGTTTGATTACGAATTGCACCGTCGTCTGGCCTTTGCCTCGGGCAATCCCATTTACGGGTTGATCCTCAACGGTTTCAAGGGGTTGTATTGCCGGGTTGGTCGTTATTACTTCTCCCGTGCCGGCGCCCGCACTCTGGCGGCTGACTATTACCGCAACCTGGCTGCTCACGCCCGTTCTGGGCAGGCGGATGCCGTAGTGGAGCTGGTACGGGAGTACGGCAAGGCCTCGGGCCGGCTGTGGCAGGAGATGCGCGATCAGTGGCCCGATCCCTGGGTGCAATCCTCATAA
- a CDS encoding aspartate aminotransferase family protein, with protein MNKNPLAAHWMPFTPNKGFKASPRMLTGAEGMHWITDDNRRVLDMTAGLWCCNAGHGNPHIAEAIARQARELDYAPCFGFGHPLSFELSERLAALAPGNLNRVFYTNSGSESVDTALKMALAYHHARGEAGRQLFIGRERGYHGVNFGGIAVGGITSNYKAFGQWLPTDHLSHTQDLARNAFSRGLPLHGGVEMANELEKLIKLHDASRIAAVIIEPITGAGGVLPPPVGYLQRIREICDQHGILLIFDEVICGFGRTGNVFASQTFNVQPDIMTTAKGLTNGAAPMGAVLAGDHIHDAIMEASASGVEFFHGYTYSAHPLACAAAMATLDVYEQHGLYQRGAADGEISRYFEQGLHSLKGLPGVIDIRNYSLIAAVEFEAPAGQAGTTGAAIQSMAWEQGLMLRSLGDAIAMSPPLIIEKEHVDQTIGILERCIRQHFG; from the coding sequence TAGCCGCCCACTGGATGCCATTCACCCCCAACAAGGGCTTCAAGGCCAGCCCCCGTATGCTCACCGGTGCCGAAGGCATGCACTGGATCACCGACGACAACCGCCGGGTACTCGACATGACCGCCGGTCTGTGGTGCTGCAACGCCGGCCACGGCAACCCGCACATTGCCGAGGCCATCGCCCGCCAGGCCCGGGAGCTCGACTATGCCCCCTGCTTCGGCTTTGGCCATCCGCTGTCATTCGAACTGTCGGAGCGTCTCGCCGCACTGGCGCCGGGCAATCTGAACCGGGTGTTTTATACCAACTCCGGCTCCGAGTCGGTGGACACCGCCCTGAAAATGGCGCTGGCCTATCACCATGCCCGGGGCGAAGCTGGCCGGCAGCTGTTTATCGGTCGCGAGCGGGGCTATCACGGGGTCAACTTCGGTGGCATTGCCGTCGGTGGCATCACCAGCAACTACAAGGCTTTTGGCCAGTGGCTGCCCACCGATCACCTGTCTCATACCCAGGATCTGGCGCGCAATGCCTTTTCCCGCGGCCTGCCCCTGCACGGCGGCGTAGAGATGGCCAACGAGCTGGAGAAACTCATCAAGCTGCACGACGCCAGCCGTATTGCCGCGGTGATCATCGAGCCCATCACCGGGGCCGGCGGGGTGCTGCCACCTCCGGTGGGTTACTTGCAGCGCATTCGGGAAATCTGCGATCAGCACGGCATACTGCTTATCTTCGATGAAGTGATCTGTGGTTTTGGCCGCACCGGTAACGTATTTGCCAGCCAGACCTTTAACGTACAACCCGACATCATGACCACCGCCAAGGGCCTGACCAATGGCGCCGCCCCCATGGGGGCCGTGCTGGCCGGCGATCACATTCATGATGCCATCATGGAAGCCAGCGCCAGCGGCGTGGAATTTTTCCACGGTTACACCTATTCGGCCCATCCCCTGGCCTGTGCCGCCGCCATGGCCACCCTGGATGTCTACGAGCAGCACGGCCTGTACCAGCGCGGCGCCGCGGATGGCGAGATCAGCCGCTATTTCGAACAGGGGCTGCACAGCCTGAAAGGACTGCCCGGCGTGATCGACATTCGCAACTATTCACTCATTGCCGCCGTGGAGTTCGAGGCGCCAGCCGGCCAGGCCGGCACCACCGGGGCCGCCATTCAGAGCATGGCCTGGGAGCAAGGACTGATGCTGCGCTCGCTGGGCGATGCCATCGCCATGTCACCGCCGCTGATCATTGAAAAAGAGCATGTCGACCAGACCATCGGCATTCTGGAACGCTGCATTCGCCAGCATTTTGGCTGA
- a CDS encoding PrkA family serine protein kinase, producing MGIFEHYQTRYEKAKEEEYSLQEFLDLCREDKACYASASERLLMAIGEPEMIDTAQVPRYSRLFSNRVIARYPAFAEFYGMEDSIEQIVSYLKHAAQGLEEKKQILYLLGPVGGGKSSLAECLKALMQKVPIYRIKGSPVNDHPFCLFDMNEDGPILEQEYGIPRRYLRPIMSPWAVKRLHEYGGDITRFRVEKVYPSVLDQIAVAKTEPGDDNNQDISSLVGKVDIRKLEHYAQDDADAYSYSGALCKANQGMMEFVEMFKAPIKVLHPLLTATQEGNYNGTEGLSALPFDGIILAHSNESEWQHFKHNKNNEAFLDRVYIVKVPYCLRVTEEVEIYQKLLTNSELSTAKCAPGTLETLAQFTVLSRLKEPENSSIYSKMRVYDGETLKDTDPKAKSYQEYRDYAGVDEGMTGLSTRFAFKILSRVFNFDHAEVAANPVHLFYVLEQQIEREQYPQEIHDRYLEFIKGYLIPKYVEFIGKEIQTAYLESYSEYGQNIFDRYVTYADFWIQDQEYRDPDTGQLFDRSALNAELEKIEKPAGISNPKDFRNEIVNFVLRARANNAGKNPNWTSYEKLRTVIEKKMFSNTEELLPVISFNAKTSADEQKKHDDFVDRMMEKGYTRKQVRLLSEWYLRVRKSS from the coding sequence ATGGGTATTTTCGAGCACTATCAAACGCGCTATGAAAAAGCCAAGGAAGAGGAATACAGCCTGCAAGAGTTCCTCGACCTTTGCCGCGAAGACAAGGCCTGTTACGCATCCGCTTCCGAGCGGTTGCTGATGGCCATCGGCGAGCCGGAAATGATCGACACCGCTCAGGTGCCCAGATACAGCCGGCTGTTTTCCAACCGGGTAATTGCCCGCTACCCTGCCTTCGCCGAATTTTACGGCATGGAAGACAGCATCGAGCAGATCGTGTCCTATCTGAAACACGCCGCCCAGGGGCTGGAAGAGAAGAAACAAATTCTTTATCTGCTGGGTCCGGTGGGGGGTGGTAAGTCATCCCTGGCCGAGTGCCTCAAGGCCCTGATGCAAAAGGTGCCGATTTATCGTATCAAGGGGTCGCCGGTCAACGATCATCCCTTCTGTCTGTTCGACATGAACGAAGACGGCCCCATTCTGGAGCAGGAATACGGCATTCCGCGCCGCTACCTGAGGCCTATCATGTCTCCCTGGGCAGTTAAACGCCTGCACGAATACGGCGGCGACATTACCCGCTTTCGGGTCGAAAAGGTGTACCCCTCGGTGCTTGACCAGATCGCCGTAGCCAAAACCGAGCCCGGTGACGACAACAACCAGGACATCTCCTCGCTGGTGGGCAAGGTCGATATTCGCAAGCTGGAGCATTACGCCCAGGACGATGCCGACGCCTATTCCTATTCCGGTGCCCTGTGCAAGGCCAACCAGGGCATGATGGAGTTCGTGGAAATGTTCAAGGCGCCCATCAAGGTGCTGCACCCGCTGCTCACCGCCACCCAGGAAGGCAACTATAACGGTACTGAAGGGCTTTCCGCCCTGCCCTTTGACGGCATCATTCTGGCCCACTCCAACGAGTCGGAATGGCAGCACTTCAAACACAACAAGAACAACGAGGCCTTCCTCGACCGGGTCTATATCGTCAAGGTGCCTTATTGCCTGCGGGTCACCGAGGAAGTGGAGATTTATCAGAAACTGCTGACCAACAGTGAGCTGTCCACCGCCAAGTGTGCCCCGGGCACCCTGGAAACCCTGGCCCAGTTTACCGTGCTGTCTCGACTCAAAGAGCCGGAGAATTCCAGCATCTATTCCAAGATGCGGGTCTACGACGGTGAAACCCTGAAAGACACGGATCCCAAGGCCAAGTCCTACCAGGAATACCGGGATTACGCCGGCGTGGACGAAGGCATGACCGGCCTGTCGACCCGCTTTGCCTTCAAGATCCTGTCCCGGGTATTCAACTTCGACCACGCCGAAGTGGCCGCCAACCCGGTGCACCTGTTCTATGTGCTTGAGCAGCAGATCGAACGGGAGCAGTACCCCCAGGAAATACACGACCGTTACCTGGAGTTCATCAAGGGGTACCTTATCCCCAAATACGTGGAGTTCATCGGCAAGGAAATTCAGACCGCCTATCTCGAGTCCTACTCCGAGTATGGTCAGAACATCTTCGACCGTTATGTCACCTATGCCGACTTCTGGATTCAGGATCAGGAATACCGGGATCCGGATACCGGGCAGCTGTTCGACCGTTCCGCGCTCAATGCCGAGCTGGAGAAAATCGAAAAACCGGCCGGCATCAGCAACCCCAAGGATTTCCGCAACGAAATCGTCAACTTCGTGCTGCGGGCCCGGGCCAACAACGCCGGCAAAAACCCCAACTGGACCAGCTACGAGAAGCTCAGAACCGTTATCGAGAAGAAAATGTTCTCCAATACCGAAGAGCTGCTGCCGGTCATCTCCTTCAATGCGAAAACCAGTGCCGACGAGCAGAAAAAGCACGACGACTTCGTGGATCGCATGATGGAAAAGGGCTACACCCGCAAGCAGGTCCGGTTGCTGTCCGAATGGTACCTGCGGGTACGCAAGTCAAGCTGA
- the dsbB gene encoding disulfide bond formation protein DsbB — MNQFSRARLAWALLTLGSTALLLAALYYQYVEGYAPCVMCVYQRAALGGVILAGLLGWLAPGHAVVSGLALTGWLAASVEGFLLAKEHVGYQLNPSPFHQCSTVAEFPAWFQLEAWWPAVFYPSGDCSSIDWQWLGLSMPQWLMGIFAVLAALAVLFIGVRVAAAVRSEA; from the coding sequence GTGAACCAGTTTTCCCGCGCTCGCCTGGCCTGGGCCCTGCTGACCCTGGGCAGCACCGCCCTGCTGCTGGCGGCACTGTATTACCAGTATGTGGAGGGTTACGCACCCTGTGTGATGTGCGTGTACCAGCGGGCAGCGCTGGGCGGCGTGATCCTCGCCGGCCTGTTGGGCTGGCTGGCTCCCGGCCATGCGGTGGTCAGCGGGCTGGCCCTGACGGGCTGGCTGGCGGCCTCGGTGGAAGGCTTTTTACTGGCCAAAGAGCATGTGGGTTATCAGCTTAATCCTTCACCCTTTCATCAGTGCTCCACCGTGGCCGAGTTTCCCGCCTGGTTTCAGCTGGAAGCCTGGTGGCCGGCGGTGTTTTATCCCAGCGGCGACTGCTCTTCCATTGACTGGCAATGGCTGGGGCTGTCCATGCCGCAATGGCTGATGGGGATTTTCGCGGTACTGGCCGCGCTGGCAGTGCTGTTTATCGGGGTGCGCGTGGCGGCGGCCGTGAGGAGTGAGGCGTGA
- a CDS encoding SpoVR family protein produces MAQALKKSRPLSDGPDWTFDLLEAYHREIARIAESYGLSTYPNQIEIITGEQMMDAYSSIGMPIGYHHWSYGKKFIQTEQTYKRGQMGLAYEIVINSNPCIAYLMEENTMPMQALVMAHACYGHNSFFKNNYLFKAWTDAESIIDYLLFAKHYINECEEKYGVSEVESLLDSCHALMNYGVDRYKRPQKLSLAEERRRQKAREAYLQTQVNELWRTLPRMQDEKQKQKQRYPKEPEENLLYFIEKHAPLLEPWQREVVRIVRKISQYFYPQKQTQVMNEGWATFWHYTICQHMYDEGLVTDKFMMEILHSHTNVVFQPPYNSKYYSGINPYALGFAMFQDIRRICEAPTEEDRAWFPDIAGTDWVKTLHFAMENFKDESFVSQFLSPKVMRDFHLFAVADDDTRNYLEISAIHDDAGYRQLRQTLSNQYNLSNQEPNIQVYNVEVKGNRSLTLRHVPHNRIPLSDSCHEVVKHVHRLWGFDVFLEQEEADGSGTLLSRCPPKSESAG; encoded by the coding sequence ATGGCACAAGCACTGAAAAAAAGCCGGCCGCTCAGTGACGGACCGGACTGGACCTTTGACCTGCTCGAGGCCTACCACAGGGAAATTGCCCGTATCGCCGAAAGCTACGGGCTGAGCACCTATCCCAACCAGATTGAGATCATCACCGGCGAGCAGATGATGGATGCCTACTCCAGCATCGGCATGCCCATTGGCTACCATCACTGGTCCTACGGCAAGAAATTCATTCAGACCGAGCAAACCTACAAGCGTGGCCAGATGGGCCTGGCCTACGAGATTGTCATCAACTCCAACCCCTGCATCGCCTACCTGATGGAAGAGAACACCATGCCCATGCAGGCACTGGTGATGGCCCACGCCTGCTACGGTCATAATTCCTTTTTCAAGAACAACTACCTGTTCAAGGCCTGGACCGACGCCGAGTCGATTATCGACTATCTGCTGTTTGCCAAGCATTACATCAACGAATGCGAGGAAAAATACGGCGTTTCGGAAGTGGAAAGCCTGCTCGACAGTTGCCATGCCCTGATGAACTACGGTGTCGACCGCTACAAACGGCCGCAGAAGCTGTCGCTGGCGGAAGAGCGGCGCCGGCAAAAGGCACGCGAGGCCTACCTGCAAACCCAGGTCAACGAGCTGTGGCGTACCCTGCCGCGCATGCAGGACGAAAAACAAAAACAGAAACAGCGCTACCCGAAAGAGCCGGAAGAAAACCTGCTCTATTTCATTGAAAAACACGCGCCCCTGCTCGAGCCCTGGCAACGGGAAGTGGTGCGCATCGTGCGCAAGATCAGCCAGTATTTTTATCCGCAGAAACAGACCCAGGTGATGAACGAAGGCTGGGCCACCTTCTGGCACTACACCATTTGCCAGCACATGTACGATGAAGGCCTGGTCACCGACAAGTTCATGATGGAAATACTGCACAGCCACACCAATGTGGTGTTTCAGCCGCCCTACAACAGCAAATACTATTCGGGCATCAATCCCTATGCCCTGGGCTTTGCCATGTTCCAGGATATTCGTCGCATCTGCGAGGCGCCCACCGAGGAAGACCGGGCCTGGTTTCCGGACATTGCCGGAACGGACTGGGTCAAGACCCTGCACTTTGCCATGGAGAATTTCAAGGACGAGAGTTTTGTCAGCCAGTTTCTCTCACCCAAGGTGATGCGGGATTTTCACCTGTTTGCCGTGGCCGACGACGATACCCGCAACTACCTGGAGATTTCCGCCATTCACGACGATGCCGGCTACCGGCAGTTGCGCCAGACCCTGTCTAACCAGTACAACCTGTCGAACCAGGAGCCCAATATTCAGGTCTACAACGTCGAGGTCAAGGGCAACCGCTCGCTGACCCTGCGCCATGTTCCTCACAATCGCATACCGCTGTCTGACTCCTGCCACGAGGTGGTCAAGCATGTGCACCGGCTGTGGGGGTTCGACGTTTTTCTGGAACAGGAAGAAGCCGACGGCAGCGGCACCCTGCTGAGCCGCTGCCCGCCCAAAAGCGAGTCTGCCGGCTAG
- a CDS encoding YeaH/YhbH family protein — protein MAHFIDRRLNGRNKSAVNRQRFIRRYKQQLKKAVSDAVLKRSIQDIDKGESVSIPTRDISEPFFHHGKGGHRDQVHPGNDQFIKGDKVDRPSGGGGGGSGKGDASNQGEGQDDFVFQISKDEYLDLLFDGLELPNLEKNKLNKISEMKTFRAGYTADGVPANINVVRSLRQSLARRTALQAGKKRTVADLEQELAELGKRPAENYARIQDLEDEITELKRRIAAVPFIDTFDLRYNNFVKRPVPSTQAVMFCLMDVSGSMDQATKDMAKRFYLLLYLFLTRSYKNVDVVFIRHHTQAKEVDEQEFFYSQETGGTIVSSALQLMKEVMAERYPADQWNIYAAQASDGDNWADDSPLCRQLLQKDIMPLVRYYTYIEITNRAHQSLWHEYEAIARQFSTFAMEHIRSVDDIYPVFRELFRKQAA, from the coding sequence ATGGCGCATTTTATCGACAGACGACTGAATGGCCGCAACAAGAGCGCTGTCAACCGGCAGCGCTTCATCCGCCGCTACAAACAGCAGCTTAAAAAGGCGGTATCAGACGCGGTGCTCAAACGCAGCATTCAGGATATCGACAAGGGCGAGAGTGTCTCTATTCCTACCCGGGACATCTCCGAGCCTTTCTTTCATCACGGCAAAGGGGGGCACCGGGATCAGGTGCACCCCGGCAACGATCAGTTTATAAAAGGTGACAAGGTCGACCGCCCTTCCGGCGGTGGCGGGGGGGGCAGTGGCAAGGGCGATGCCAGCAACCAGGGAGAAGGTCAGGATGACTTCGTGTTCCAGATCTCCAAGGACGAATACCTGGATCTGCTGTTCGATGGCCTGGAGCTGCCCAACCTCGAGAAGAACAAGCTCAACAAGATCAGCGAAATGAAAACCTTTCGCGCCGGCTACACCGCCGACGGGGTGCCGGCCAACATCAATGTGGTGCGCTCACTGCGCCAGTCTCTGGCCCGGCGCACCGCCTTGCAGGCAGGGAAAAAGAGAACCGTGGCCGATCTTGAGCAAGAGCTGGCGGAGCTGGGCAAGCGCCCGGCGGAAAACTACGCCCGCATTCAGGATCTGGAGGACGAGATCACCGAACTCAAACGACGCATTGCGGCGGTGCCCTTTATCGACACCTTCGATTTGCGTTACAACAACTTCGTTAAACGGCCGGTGCCGTCTACCCAGGCTGTGATGTTCTGCCTGATGGACGTTTCCGGCTCCATGGATCAGGCCACCAAGGACATGGCCAAGCGCTTTTACCTGTTGCTGTATCTGTTTCTTACCCGCAGTTACAAAAACGTGGACGTGGTGTTTATTCGTCACCATACCCAGGCGAAAGAAGTGGACGAGCAGGAATTTTTCTACTCCCAAGAAACCGGCGGCACCATCGTTTCAAGCGCGTTGCAGCTAATGAAAGAAGTGATGGCCGAGCGATACCCGGCAGATCAGTGGAACATCTACGCCGCCCAGGCGTCGGACGGTGACAACTGGGCAGACGATTCTCCCCTGTGCCGGCAACTGCTGCAGAAAGACATCATGCCGCTGGTGCGTTACTACACCTATATCGAGATCACCAATCGGGCCCACCAGAGCCTGTGGCACGAATATGAAGCCATTGCTCGGCAATTTTCAACCTTTGCCATGGAGCACATTCGCTCGGTGGATGATATCTATCCCGTGTTCCGGGAGCTGTTCAGGAAACAGGCGGCGTGA
- a CDS encoding FMN-dependent NADH-azoreductase — protein sequence MSHTLILKSSILGEHSESGRLIDYFVSQLDEQHCRVRDLAAAPLPVLDGEGAQALRGGGELNDQQRSLLALSNELVAELKAADRVVIAAPMYNFHIPVQLKAWIDLICRAGVTFRYTEQGPEGLLKGKKAVVITTRGGQHKGSSRDLIAPYMETVLGFLGITDVEFVYAEGLNMGGDAREAGLEASRVQLSQLTAG from the coding sequence ATGTCCCATACCCTGATACTCAAATCCAGCATTCTTGGTGAACATTCCGAATCCGGCCGGTTAATTGATTATTTCGTATCCCAGCTGGACGAGCAGCATTGCCGGGTTAGGGATCTGGCCGCCGCGCCACTGCCCGTGCTGGACGGTGAGGGCGCCCAGGCCCTGCGTGGTGGTGGTGAGCTGAACGACCAGCAACGTTCACTGCTGGCGCTGTCCAACGAGCTGGTTGCGGAGCTGAAAGCCGCCGACCGGGTGGTGATTGCCGCTCCCATGTACAACTTTCATATTCCGGTACAGCTCAAGGCCTGGATTGATCTGATATGTCGGGCCGGCGTGACCTTTCGTTATACCGAGCAAGGACCGGAAGGCCTGCTTAAGGGCAAGAAAGCGGTGGTTATCACGACCCGTGGTGGTCAGCACAAGGGCAGTTCCCGGGATTTGATCGCACCCTATATGGAAACCGTGCTGGGCTTTCTGGGCATTACGGATGTGGAATTTGTCTATGCCGAAGGCCTGAACATGGGCGGTGATGCTCGTGAAGCCGGCCTGGAAGCCTCCCGGGTACAACTGAGCCAGCTGACTGCCGGTTAA